A genomic stretch from Ureibacillus composti includes:
- the rarD gene encoding EamA family transporter RarD, protein MNGEQKGILYSFVAYGIWGIFPLFWKLLEHVNSMEILVSRMIWSFIFTSIFILLIGQRKLLIEDLKSLWKEKKLFLSLVGASCVITFNWYIYIWAVNNGHVIDTSLGYYINPIITVLCGMILFKEKLTKAQMLAVIVALIGVLITAISYGEIPWISLLLAGSFAIYGVLKKKITLDATRGLAIETLFILPFAIVYYIYIMSTNNMSFLQVNRTTDLLLILAGVITAFPLVMFAKGARLLPQSMLGFIQYVAPTLVLIIGVVLFHEPFTKVELASFCFIWLAVAIFSTSMIIETRKKHLREQKTAEV, encoded by the coding sequence ATGAATGGAGAACAGAAAGGAATTCTTTATTCTTTTGTAGCGTACGGGATTTGGGGGATCTTTCCGTTATTTTGGAAGCTACTTGAACATGTTAACAGTATGGAAATTTTAGTGAGTCGAATGATTTGGTCATTCATCTTTACTTCCATCTTCATTCTTTTAATTGGTCAAAGAAAACTCTTAATTGAGGATTTAAAATCCCTTTGGAAAGAAAAAAAGTTATTTTTATCTTTAGTAGGGGCATCGTGTGTCATTACATTTAACTGGTATATCTATATTTGGGCTGTCAACAACGGTCATGTGATTGATACTAGTTTAGGTTATTATATTAATCCAATCATTACGGTACTTTGTGGAATGATTCTCTTTAAAGAAAAATTAACGAAAGCACAAATGTTAGCTGTTATTGTTGCCTTGATTGGTGTTTTAATCACGGCCATTAGCTATGGGGAAATACCTTGGATTTCATTATTACTTGCGGGTTCATTTGCAATTTACGGAGTGCTTAAAAAGAAAATCACCCTAGATGCAACAAGAGGTCTTGCTATTGAAACCTTATTTATTTTACCTTTTGCAATAGTTTACTATATTTATATTATGTCAACCAATAACATGTCGTTTTTACAGGTTAATAGGACAACAGATTTACTTCTGATATTGGCAGGGGTTATCACTGCATTTCCATTAGTTATGTTTGCAAAAGGAGCAAGATTACTTCCTCAATCTATGCTAGGCTTTATTCAATACGTTGCGCCAACATTAGTCTTAATTATTGGGGTCGTTTTATTCCATGAGCCTTTTACAAAAGTAGAACTTGCATCATTCTGTTTTATTTGGTTAGCAGTGGCTATTTTCTCAACATCGATGATTATCGAAACGAGAAAAAAACATCTTCGAGAACAAAAAACTGCAGAAGTGTAA
- a CDS encoding NAD(P)-dependent oxidoreductase, translating to MKIGVIGATGKAGQKIVQEALSRGLDVTAIVRDANKVTENIATIEKDVLSLTKQDVEGFDVIVNAFGAPFGSEEQHVVVGKHLIELLEGTNIRLIVVGGAGSLFVDEAKTVRVVETPDFPEMFVPTASNQLQNLLDLEKSTINWTFLSPSAFFDPEGPRTGNITLGKDHLLVNSAGESYVSYADLAIALVDEIQNAAHVKQRFTVTSEKA from the coding sequence ATGAAAATTGGCGTAATCGGTGCAACAGGTAAAGCTGGTCAGAAAATTGTACAGGAAGCATTATCAAGAGGCTTAGATGTAACTGCGATTGTACGAGATGCAAATAAGGTAACTGAAAATATTGCAACAATTGAAAAGGATGTTTTATCCCTTACAAAACAAGATGTTGAAGGCTTTGACGTAATAGTAAATGCATTCGGCGCACCATTTGGAAGTGAAGAACAACATGTTGTTGTAGGGAAACATTTAATTGAATTATTAGAAGGAACGAATATTCGTTTGATTGTTGTTGGAGGAGCTGGTAGTTTATTTGTTGATGAAGCGAAAACAGTTCGTGTCGTCGAAACGCCAGATTTTCCAGAAATGTTTGTCCCAACAGCAAGTAACCAATTACAAAACTTATTAGATCTTGAAAAGTCTACGATTAACTGGACGTTCCTAAGCCCATCAGCATTCTTTGACCCAGAAGGACCTCGTACAGGGAACATCACACTTGGAAAAGATCATTTATTAGTAAACAGCGCGGGTGAAAGCTATGTGAGCTACGCGGACTTAGCGATTGCATTAGTCGATGAAATTCAAAATGCTGCACACGTAAAACAACGCTTTACTGTTACATCTGAGAAAGCGTAA
- a CDS encoding Rrf2 family transcriptional regulator, with amino-acid sequence MINTRLSMGIHILSLVALSNEPESLNSEWIATSINTNPVVVRRLTSSLKKANLVKAYIGNRGLQLMKEAKDISLLEVLKAVDPTNHLFHIHQNSNIQCTVGRNIESTLGTIFSDIQKETEWKLANLTLDDVMRDLDSKN; translated from the coding sequence TTGATTAACACTCGTTTATCAATGGGAATTCACATATTATCACTAGTTGCTTTATCGAATGAGCCTGAATCCCTTAATTCAGAATGGATTGCGACAAGCATTAACACTAATCCAGTTGTCGTACGTAGGTTAACAAGTTCATTAAAGAAAGCAAATCTAGTCAAAGCTTATATTGGAAATCGAGGTCTTCAATTAATGAAAGAAGCTAAAGACATTTCCTTACTTGAAGTTTTAAAAGCCGTGGACCCGACTAATCACTTATTTCATATTCATCAAAATTCAAATATCCAATGCACAGTTGGTCGAAACATTGAATCGACATTAGGGACTATTTTTAGTGACATTCAAAAGGAAACTGAATGGAAGTTGGCAAATTTGACACTCGATGATGTGATGAGAGATTTAGACAGTAAAAACTAA
- a CDS encoding ABC transporter permease, translated as MNKLRILVTQLYKQKIRSKSFILMTLLYIAIISVVMFWTEISSLFKGEDEALQIALIKETDVNLGQIFVSNEEIEFSYHTKDVKTNMYEQVKDGTLDAVIVFSDENKNLKAEIATFTPLELNDQSEISSLIQYAGKIYAIQSMNLSALEAEQILNSEPIITSISLNEAGTEGKSEDQKQSGIWVSYLVGIVIYFFISAFLSMITTDVASEKGSRALEMLLVSVKPSTHFQSKLFGVFLLALTQFAILFGVIFALLRFTDGGAKWDMVTSLIQDLSYSYVFYVIVFLFLTIFLFLIIGALFGSLVSKVEEAGQVMMPAIMITLVGFYVMISGMANPDTLLIKIFSYIPLTSGMVMPMRIAATDLNPIEPIISLILLIVTVIAFYTLSLSFYKRSVLTYSSGGVIQKIKSVLKFTT; from the coding sequence ATGAATAAACTAAGGATTTTAGTTACTCAATTATATAAACAAAAGATTCGATCTAAGTCATTTATCTTGATGACACTTTTATACATAGCGATCATCTCTGTTGTGATGTTCTGGACTGAGATTTCCTCCCTATTTAAAGGAGAAGATGAAGCATTACAAATTGCTTTAATAAAAGAAACAGATGTTAATTTAGGGCAAATCTTTGTATCCAATGAAGAGATTGAATTCTCATACCATACGAAAGACGTTAAAACAAACATGTATGAACAAGTTAAAGATGGAACATTAGATGCTGTTATTGTCTTTTCTGATGAAAATAAAAATTTAAAAGCAGAAATTGCAACCTTTACACCACTTGAACTTAATGATCAATCGGAAATCTCGTCATTAATCCAATATGCAGGGAAAATTTATGCCATTCAATCGATGAATTTATCGGCACTGGAAGCAGAGCAGATTTTAAACTCTGAACCGATCATCACATCAATTAGTCTAAATGAAGCAGGAACTGAGGGGAAAAGTGAGGATCAAAAACAATCAGGTATATGGGTATCCTATCTTGTGGGGATTGTCATTTACTTCTTTATCTCTGCATTCCTATCAATGATTACGACGGATGTAGCATCGGAAAAAGGGTCTCGAGCGTTAGAAATGTTACTGGTTAGTGTAAAACCGAGCACCCATTTCCAATCAAAACTATTCGGGGTCTTCTTACTCGCTTTAACTCAATTTGCGATTTTATTTGGAGTGATTTTTGCTCTTCTTCGATTTACGGATGGCGGCGCAAAATGGGATATGGTGACATCTTTAATCCAAGATCTATCTTATTCCTATGTGTTTTACGTGATTGTGTTTTTATTCTTAACGATTTTCTTGTTCTTAATTATCGGTGCACTTTTCGGGTCACTGGTTTCTAAAGTTGAGGAAGCCGGTCAAGTGATGATGCCAGCCATTATGATTACACTTGTTGGTTTTTACGTTATGATTTCAGGGATGGCCAATCCAGATACGTTGTTAATTAAAATCTTCTCATATATTCCTTTAACTTCAGGAATGGTCATGCCAATGCGAATTGCAGCAACTGATCTTAATCCAATAGAGCCGATCATCTCACTTATTTTACTCATTGTAACGGTGATTGCCTTCTATACACTGAGCCTTTCATTCTATAAACGAAGCGTTTTAACGTATAGCTCAGGTGGCGTTATTCAAAAAATTAAATCAGTCTTAAAATTCACTACGTAA
- a CDS encoding ABC transporter ATP-binding protein codes for MTLAIEHVVKRYKDFTAVKDLNFTIDQGEIFGLIGQNGAGKTTTFRMILNLQEPTSGKITWDGSPINSINRDWLGYLPEERGIFPQMKVEEQLNFFGKLRGMKQEEIKKEVDFWIHRFELDEKRHVKAETLSKGNQQKVQLIASFIHKPKFLILDEPFSGLDPVNRDLLKDAILLLKEQGMTILFSSHQMDNVEELCDHLCLLKRGVSLFSGSLLDLKKQYGKTKLTIRTDMPKEELEKMVGVKEVKQERDEYVLTLIDESFAKGIFDVVAKGQFIEKFSLDYLSLDEIFKDQVGGDNE; via the coding sequence ATGACGTTAGCAATTGAACATGTTGTCAAGCGGTATAAAGACTTCACCGCGGTGAAAGACCTCAATTTTACCATCGATCAAGGGGAAATTTTCGGCCTAATAGGGCAAAATGGTGCAGGGAAAACTACTACTTTTCGTATGATCTTAAATTTACAAGAACCTACGAGTGGAAAGATTACATGGGATGGTTCTCCAATCAATTCTATTAATCGTGATTGGCTTGGCTATTTACCAGAGGAGCGCGGGATTTTCCCTCAAATGAAAGTAGAAGAGCAGTTAAACTTTTTCGGAAAACTTCGAGGAATGAAGCAAGAAGAAATAAAAAAAGAAGTCGATTTCTGGATTCATCGCTTTGAATTAGATGAAAAACGACATGTTAAAGCCGAAACATTATCAAAAGGGAATCAACAAAAAGTGCAGCTCATTGCGAGTTTTATTCATAAACCAAAGTTTTTAATATTAGATGAACCCTTTAGCGGACTTGACCCGGTGAATCGAGATTTATTGAAGGATGCGATTCTGTTATTAAAAGAACAAGGGATGACCATTCTTTTCTCTAGTCACCAAATGGATAATGTTGAGGAACTTTGTGATCATTTATGCTTATTAAAACGTGGTGTTTCCTTATTTTCAGGTAGTTTATTAGATTTGAAAAAGCAATATGGAAAAACGAAATTAACGATCCGTACTGACATGCCGAAAGAAGAGCTTGAAAAAATGGTAGGTGTAAAAGAAGTCAAACAAGAACGCGATGAATACGTCCTAACATTAATCGATGAATCTTTCGCAAAAGGCATTTTTGATGTCGTAGCAAAAGGACAATTTATTGAAAAATTCAGTCTCGATTATTTGTCTTTAGATGAAATATTTAAAGATCAGGTAGGTGGCGACAATGAATAA
- a CDS encoding N-acetylmuramoyl-L-alanine amidase: protein MSQITISPGHYGPGTAARDLIDEGTETRKVVDRVVELLKNEKIGVNKVVDTQSTSQSQNLNFLVSAHNRTQRKLDVSIHFNSSGERTTNGLGTEVLYVNENLKDFASKVSKAISVASGLKNRGRKKRTELFFLNNTEEPAILIEVCFVNSTVDVNLYHTQFEKICRAIADELIRFVKPKVESKHAKTPPQEVTGGVNNSLPQIHKSGGVADGFTSPSLVSRLEAILQNEKLIQDIIQKGVDEKVFMASWLDKFKAGTLTTSDLLGLCALIVEKELSGT from the coding sequence ATGAGTCAAATAACCATTAGTCCCGGGCATTATGGGCCAGGAACCGCTGCTCGAGATTTAATTGATGAAGGTACGGAAACGCGAAAAGTGGTCGATCGTGTCGTTGAACTGTTGAAAAATGAAAAAATTGGGGTAAACAAAGTAGTCGACACGCAATCGACGAGTCAATCACAGAACTTGAATTTTTTAGTCTCTGCGCACAATCGTACGCAAAGAAAGCTAGATGTTAGTATACATTTTAATTCATCTGGCGAGAGGACTACTAATGGGTTAGGAACAGAAGTGTTATATGTCAATGAAAACTTAAAAGACTTTGCAAGTAAAGTTAGCAAAGCAATCTCAGTAGCAAGTGGGTTAAAAAACCGTGGAAGAAAAAAACGTACTGAATTATTTTTCCTAAACAATACAGAAGAACCAGCAATTTTGATTGAAGTATGTTTTGTCAATTCAACTGTCGATGTCAACCTGTATCATACTCAATTTGAGAAAATATGTCGGGCGATTGCCGACGAGTTAATTCGTTTTGTTAAACCAAAAGTTGAATCGAAACATGCAAAAACTCCACCACAAGAAGTAACGGGTGGGGTAAATAATTCGTTACCCCAAATTCATAAGTCAGGGGGAGTAGCAGACGGATTTACAAGTCCATCTTTAGTTAGTCGTCTGGAAGCAATCCTACAAAATGAAAAATTAATCCAAGACATTATCCAAAAAGGTGTGGATGAAAAAGTCTTCATGGCGAGCTGGTTAGACAAATTTAAGGCTGGCACACTAACTACAAGCGATCTACTCGGCCTTTGCGCTTTAATTGTGGAGAAAGAATTGAGTGGGACATAG
- a CDS encoding alpha/beta hydrolase codes for MMANLLDETKQYLDVVNQQPSLHTMTPVEVRELRAGQPKPLNNKTQVKTIEDQMIKVRDGASIKIRIYSPEGKGPFPFIIYYHGGGWVLNSIETCHESCQLLAAKTNSIVVSVDYRLAPEYPFPTPVYDAYDAFLWTVKNAGEFNGIENQITVAGDSAGANLATVVSMMSRDLNGPAIASQFLLYPVTDLTYDTPSYNEFAQGFGLEKKDMEWFGHYYLQQETERQNPYVAPLRAEHLNNLPPAFIKVAENDVLRDEGIAYAKRLSNSNVTVQLEIAKGLIHSFFTKNEVFSEYIEKTIDQFHEFRKMNY; via the coding sequence ATGATGGCAAACCTTTTAGATGAAACAAAACAATATTTGGATGTTGTTAATCAACAGCCATCACTCCATACGATGACACCGGTAGAAGTACGAGAACTACGTGCAGGGCAACCAAAACCACTAAACAATAAAACACAAGTAAAAACAATAGAAGATCAAATGATTAAAGTTCGTGATGGAGCGTCTATCAAAATTCGCATCTACTCGCCAGAAGGAAAAGGACCGTTTCCATTTATCATTTATTACCACGGAGGAGGATGGGTTTTAAATAGCATTGAAACGTGCCACGAGTCTTGTCAATTGTTAGCAGCCAAAACAAATTCGATTGTTGTTTCGGTTGATTATCGATTAGCACCCGAATATCCATTCCCAACGCCAGTATATGATGCATATGACGCCTTTCTTTGGACGGTGAAGAATGCTGGAGAATTTAACGGTATTGAGAATCAAATCACAGTAGCTGGTGATAGTGCAGGTGCTAATTTAGCGACCGTTGTATCAATGATGAGTCGAGATTTAAATGGCCCTGCGATTGCTTCCCAATTTTTGCTTTATCCCGTAACGGATTTAACGTATGATACACCTTCATATAACGAATTTGCTCAAGGATTTGGCCTTGAAAAGAAGGATATGGAATGGTTTGGCCATTATTACTTGCAACAAGAAACTGAAAGACAAAATCCCTATGTGGCGCCATTAAGAGCTGAACATTTAAATAATCTACCACCTGCCTTCATAAAAGTTGCAGAAAATGATGTATTACGCGATGAAGGCATTGCCTACGCAAAGCGTTTATCTAATTCAAACGTAACGGTTCAGTTAGAAATAGCAAAAGGGCTCATTCATAGCTTCTTTACGAAAAATGAAGTATTTAGTGAGTATATTGAAAAAACAATTGATCAATTTCATGAGTTTCGAAAAATGAATTATTAA
- a CDS encoding CotD family spore coat protein has product MFNRRKHHHCNNPICCPPKVFPTQVAPAQVSPTQEVVRTNIFPTVVPNVHPTHITNVNRHVRRNEHFFPVTQSTVNEFQQESSRFNGPSMVGGAQSPYGGAPGMVGGAQSPNRGIPGMVGGAQSPYGGAPGMVGGAQSPYGGAPGMVGGVQSPYGGAQSPCCGAPYGQHMRHCHKGRRHW; this is encoded by the coding sequence ATGTTTAATAGAAGAAAACATCATCATTGCAATAACCCAATCTGTTGTCCACCAAAAGTATTCCCTACTCAAGTGGCACCTGCACAAGTATCACCTACTCAAGAAGTAGTACGTACTAATATCTTCCCTACAGTTGTACCAAATGTTCATCCTACTCATATCACAAATGTAAATCGCCATGTTAGACGCAACGAGCACTTCTTCCCTGTTACACAATCAACTGTAAATGAATTCCAACAGGAAAGTAGTCGATTTAATGGACCGAGTATGGTAGGTGGTGCACAATCTCCATACGGCGGAGCACCAGGTATGGTTGGCGGCGCACAATCTCCAAACCGCGGAATACCAGGAATGGTTGGCGGCGCACAATCTCCTTACGGCGGAGCACCAGGTATGGTTGGTGGCGCACAATCTCCTTACGGCGGGGCACCAGGTATGGTTGGCGGCGTACAATCTCCATACGGCGGAGCACAATCTCCTTGCTGTGGCGCACCATATGGTCAACATATGAGACACTGCCATAAAGGAAGAAGACACTGGTAA
- a CDS encoding CotD family spore coat protein translates to MFNRNIGHSNRCKCPICCPPNVHPTQIAPAHVSPTQHVVRTNIFHTVVPHIHPTHITTINRHVRHNEHYFPVTQSTVNEFTETNRNCGTPENPNPNCHPIRRRGFGF, encoded by the coding sequence ATGTTTAACAGAAATATCGGTCATTCTAATCGTTGTAAGTGCCCAATTTGTTGTCCTCCTAATGTACATCCTACTCAAATCGCACCAGCACATGTATCACCTACTCAACACGTCGTTCGCACTAACATATTTCATACAGTAGTACCACATATCCATCCAACGCATATTACAACTATTAACCGTCATGTACGTCATAACGAACATTACTTCCCAGTTACACAATCAACCGTAAACGAATTTACTGAAACAAATAGAAATTGCGGGACTCCTGAAAACCCAAATCCAAACTGCCATCCAATTCGAAGAAGAGGTTTTGGTTTCTAA
- a CDS encoding toxic anion resistance protein: MKNPLFDDLETRNKEQTTSDLVAQPEPKQLVSTEEMSQIRKRQLALKEEPQVQELAKKIDTKNQIAVLEFGKETAKGISTFSDKMLATIKSSKLEKSSALINNLNKIMDRFDPQDFKEEKKGILSKIFGKGKEKLERLLSKYDTMNKEVDNIYNEIQKYEFEMKKNTMELEQMYDQNLQYFQSLSEHVAAIEVKLDQLHTQIPQLEARANEGDQEAIMELESLRTVMELLEQRRYDLEMAQQVSFQSAPQIRMIQQGNNHLIGKINSAFVTTIPIFKQGLVHAVTIQRQKLVADSMNELDKRTNEMLVRNAENIRKNSVNIARTAGNPSIKIETIETTWQTIMAGIEETKQIQAETIANREEGRKRIEQLQLEYEKLKRV; the protein is encoded by the coding sequence ATGAAAAACCCATTATTCGACGATTTAGAAACACGAAACAAAGAACAAACGACGAGTGATTTAGTCGCACAACCTGAGCCAAAACAATTAGTTTCAACAGAAGAAATGTCTCAAATTCGAAAGCGACAACTTGCCCTAAAAGAAGAACCACAAGTACAGGAGCTTGCAAAAAAAATTGATACAAAAAATCAAATTGCAGTTCTCGAATTTGGGAAAGAGACAGCAAAAGGCATTTCCACGTTCTCTGATAAAATGCTTGCCACAATTAAATCAAGTAAACTTGAAAAATCGAGTGCACTGATCAATAACTTGAATAAAATTATGGACCGTTTTGATCCACAAGATTTTAAAGAAGAGAAGAAAGGGATTCTTTCGAAAATTTTCGGAAAAGGTAAAGAAAAACTAGAACGTCTACTTTCCAAATATGACACGATGAATAAGGAAGTAGATAACATATATAACGAAATACAAAAGTATGAGTTTGAAATGAAAAAGAACACGATGGAACTTGAGCAAATGTACGATCAAAACTTGCAATACTTCCAAAGTTTAAGCGAGCATGTTGCAGCAATTGAGGTAAAGCTAGACCAATTACACACCCAAATACCTCAACTGGAGGCAAGAGCCAATGAAGGGGACCAAGAAGCAATTATGGAACTCGAATCGTTACGTACGGTTATGGAGTTGCTAGAGCAACGTCGCTACGATTTAGAAATGGCGCAACAAGTATCATTCCAATCTGCACCTCAAATTCGAATGATTCAACAGGGGAACAACCACTTAATTGGTAAAATTAACTCTGCCTTTGTTACAACTATTCCTATTTTTAAGCAAGGCTTAGTTCATGCAGTGACAATTCAACGTCAAAAACTCGTGGCAGATTCTATGAATGAATTAGATAAACGAACAAATGAAATGCTCGTCCGTAATGCAGAAAATATCCGTAAAAATAGTGTGAACATAGCACGTACTGCTGGGAACCCAAGCATTAAAATCGAAACGATTGAAACGACTTGGCAAACGATTATGGCAGGAATTGAAGAAACTAAACAAATCCAAGCTGAAACAATTGCAAATCGCGAAGAAGGTCGTAAACGTATTGAACAATTACAGCTGGAATATGAGAAATTAAAACGGGTTTAA
- a CDS encoding SDR family oxidoreductase, whose translation MDLGLKDKVAVITGASKGIGLYSALQLVKEGAKVAIAARDEETLKEAQEFIQQQTGEKIFTISADVSTEEECKKVIEKTVEHFGQLNIVINNVGTSSANSFEDVETELWHSDLNLKLFSAIHCSKYALPYLKEQKGGAILNVTAVLAKTPPASSLPTTVSRSAGLALTKAMSKDLGKYNIRVNTVCIGLIRSHQLEAKSQREMPGATWEEYSAEVGKTIPLGRIGNTEEAANVITFLVSDAASYVSGTSVNIDGGSGNAL comes from the coding sequence ATGGATTTAGGTTTGAAGGATAAAGTAGCAGTCATTACCGGCGCTAGTAAAGGAATTGGCCTTTACTCTGCTTTACAATTAGTAAAAGAAGGCGCGAAAGTGGCGATTGCAGCACGAGATGAAGAAACATTAAAAGAAGCACAAGAATTTATCCAACAGCAAACTGGCGAAAAAATATTTACAATTTCTGCCGACGTTTCAACAGAAGAAGAGTGTAAAAAAGTTATTGAGAAAACAGTTGAACATTTCGGGCAATTAAATATTGTCATTAATAATGTCGGAACGTCTTCTGCTAATTCATTTGAAGATGTAGAAACAGAACTTTGGCACTCCGATCTAAATTTAAAATTATTTAGCGCGATCCACTGTTCGAAATACGCTTTACCCTATTTAAAAGAACAAAAGGGTGGGGCTATTTTAAATGTCACAGCAGTGCTCGCTAAAACGCCCCCAGCTTCAAGTTTACCAACAACTGTGAGTCGATCAGCTGGACTAGCCTTAACAAAAGCGATGAGTAAAGATTTAGGAAAATACAATATTCGTGTAAATACAGTGTGTATCGGACTAATTCGTAGTCACCAACTCGAAGCGAAAAGTCAAAGAGAAATGCCAGGAGCGACTTGGGAGGAGTACTCTGCGGAAGTTGGGAAAACGATCCCACTTGGACGCATCGGAAATACAGAAGAAGCAGCCAATGTAATTACATTTTTAGTATCAGATGCTGCGTCCTACGTATCAGGCACTAGCGTCAATATTGATGGTGGTTCAGGAAATGCCCTTTAA
- a CDS encoding YjcZ family sporulation protein, which translates to MGYSNVGGAGGYGCNGFALLVVLFILLIIVGTHFSNKGYY; encoded by the coding sequence ATGGGATACTCTAACGTTGGTGGAGCAGGCGGTTACGGATGTAACGGATTCGCATTATTAGTAGTCCTTTTCATCCTATTAATTATCGTTGGTACACATTTCAGCAATAAAGGTTATTACTAA
- a CDS encoding NRDE family protein, whose protein sequence is MCLVNFNFQQHSKYKLIVVANRDEEYGRPTQAAHFWEDEPNLLAGRDLLQKGTWLGISKNGRFAALTNYRDPSEPPRPFSRGDLVRNFLTNDQTAASYINELRQKRELYGGYNLIVGNGEELIHYNNVLDETNIITPGSHSVSNASLNSPWPKVTKGRTRLQKYIDTHPEELQIEELFSILLDREQAPDSELPSTGVGIDMERNLSSLFIQIPDYGTRSSTVVLLDQQNNVTFVERTYIEGEFDSEKQFSFQVK, encoded by the coding sequence ATGTGTTTAGTTAATTTTAATTTTCAACAACATTCGAAATATAAACTAATTGTAGTCGCTAATCGAGATGAAGAATATGGACGCCCGACGCAAGCTGCGCATTTTTGGGAAGACGAGCCGAACCTATTGGCAGGAAGGGATTTATTACAGAAGGGAACATGGCTTGGCATTTCAAAAAATGGACGTTTTGCAGCTTTAACCAATTACCGTGACCCAAGTGAACCACCTAGACCATTTTCGCGAGGGGATCTTGTGCGAAATTTTTTAACAAATGATCAAACAGCCGCCTCTTATATTAATGAACTCAGACAAAAAAGAGAGCTTTACGGTGGATATAATCTGATCGTTGGAAATGGTGAAGAACTCATCCATTACAATAATGTTTTAGATGAAACAAATATCATCACACCAGGCTCACATAGTGTAAGCAATGCCTCACTTAATTCCCCTTGGCCTAAAGTAACAAAGGGAAGAACAAGATTACAAAAGTATATCGATACACATCCTGAGGAACTTCAAATTGAAGAATTATTCTCGATCTTATTAGACCGCGAACAAGCACCAGATTCTGAATTGCCATCTACAGGCGTTGGAATTGATATGGAACGTAATCTATCTTCATTATTTATTCAAATTCCTGATTACGGGACACGATCATCGACGGTTGTTTTATTAGATCAACAAAATAACGTGACCTTTGTAGAACGTACATATATTGAAGGGGAGTTTGACTCAGAAAAACAATTTTCTTTTCAGGTAAAATAA